A single window of Aquarana catesbeiana isolate 2022-GZ linkage group LG10, ASM4218655v1, whole genome shotgun sequence DNA harbors:
- the LOC141110568 gene encoding uncharacterized protein isoform X2 → MGDEMSLSLEDASESCWEEKSDGQRDTTPELLMDHPECHLAPEDSPTHPCPDCGRTFQTLRAHKLHRRNHTADLSYTCKDCDTARAGATEGSEKPYACSHCGRRFCWLLALHSHHEQQHTGQRGYQCSQCGKQLPSQPAFRRHQQSHRKDRTCIFCGKAFNCSAKLTRHMRIHTGERPYQCPDCPQAFTQLETLRVHQWTHEDPKPYQCKDCGRRFRAQCTFEKHRKLHISRKPHTCPVCGKTFFFSSRYKRHLRVHTGEKPFQCQQCGKRFNQRSNYQRHWAIHVGKRPYPCDLCEKSFSQASNYRRHLRTHRKETDRWEEKGDFKCIECGVHFQHEGGLHEHYIQHARGEVRPVH, encoded by the exons aaATGTCCTTGTCATTGGAGGATGCTTCAGAATCTTGTTGGGAAGAGAAATCAGATGGACAGAGAGACACCACACCAG AACTATTAATGGACCATCCAGAGTGCCATTTGGCACCAGAAGACTCCCCGACTCATCCTTGCCCTGACTGCGGTCGGACGTTCCAAACCCTTCGGGCCCACAAACTTCATCGGCGCAACCACACTGCCGACCTCTCCTACACCTGCAAAGACTGCGACACAGCTCGAGCCGGTGCTACAGAAGGCAGTGAAAAGCCCTATGCCTGCTCTCATTGTGGACGTCGTTTCTGCTGGTTACTAGCTCTACACAGCCATCACGAACAGCAACACACGGGACAGCGAGGCTACCAATGTTCGCAGTGTGGCAAGCAGCTGCCCAGCCAGCCAGCATTCCGTAGACACCAGCAATCTCACCGCAAAGACAGGACATGCATCTTCTGTGGCAAAGCTTTCAACTGCTCGGCAAAACTAACAAGGCATATGCGTATTCACACGGGGGAACGACCCTATCAGTGTCCAGACTGCCCTCAGGCGTTTACACAGCTTGAGACCCTCCGTGTCCACCAGTGGACTCACGAGGATCCCAAACCCTACCAGTGCAAGGACTGCGGGCGAAGGTTTCGGGCCCAATGCACTTTCGAGAAGCACAGAAAGTTGCACATTTCGCGGAAACCGCACACTTGTCCCGTGTgcggcaaaacttttttcttctccTCTCGCTATAAGCGGCACTTGCGTGTTCATACAGGGGAAAAACCCTTTCAGTGCCAGCAGTGTGGAAAACGCTTTAACCAACGGTCTAATTATCAGCGGCACTGGGCTATTCATGTAGGCAAGAGGCCATATCCATGTGACTTGTGCGAAAAGAGTTTCAGCCAGGCCTCAAATTACCGACGGCATCTGAGAACTCACCGCAAGGAAACGGATAGGTGGGAGGAAAAGGGGGACTTTAAATGTATTGAGTGTGGGGTTCACTTTCAGCATGAAGGTGGGCTGCATGAGCACTATATACAACATGCCAGAGGGGAGGTGAGACCAGTGCACTAA
- the LOC141110568 gene encoding uncharacterized protein isoform X1, giving the protein MSCLSIRTFPAQGRGGDEEDPAVSLDRPEHFRKELLMDHPECHLAPEDSPTHPCPDCGRTFQTLRAHKLHRRNHTADLSYTCKDCDTARAGATEGSEKPYACSHCGRRFCWLLALHSHHEQQHTGQRGYQCSQCGKQLPSQPAFRRHQQSHRKDRTCIFCGKAFNCSAKLTRHMRIHTGERPYQCPDCPQAFTQLETLRVHQWTHEDPKPYQCKDCGRRFRAQCTFEKHRKLHISRKPHTCPVCGKTFFFSSRYKRHLRVHTGEKPFQCQQCGKRFNQRSNYQRHWAIHVGKRPYPCDLCEKSFSQASNYRRHLRTHRKETDRWEEKGDFKCIECGVHFQHEGGLHEHYIQHARGEVRPVH; this is encoded by the exons ATGTCATGTCTCAGCATCAGGACCTTTCCAGCCCAGGGAAGAGGTGGAGATGAAGAGGACCCTGCAGTGTCACTTGACCGGCCTGAACacttcagaaaag AACTATTAATGGACCATCCAGAGTGCCATTTGGCACCAGAAGACTCCCCGACTCATCCTTGCCCTGACTGCGGTCGGACGTTCCAAACCCTTCGGGCCCACAAACTTCATCGGCGCAACCACACTGCCGACCTCTCCTACACCTGCAAAGACTGCGACACAGCTCGAGCCGGTGCTACAGAAGGCAGTGAAAAGCCCTATGCCTGCTCTCATTGTGGACGTCGTTTCTGCTGGTTACTAGCTCTACACAGCCATCACGAACAGCAACACACGGGACAGCGAGGCTACCAATGTTCGCAGTGTGGCAAGCAGCTGCCCAGCCAGCCAGCATTCCGTAGACACCAGCAATCTCACCGCAAAGACAGGACATGCATCTTCTGTGGCAAAGCTTTCAACTGCTCGGCAAAACTAACAAGGCATATGCGTATTCACACGGGGGAACGACCCTATCAGTGTCCAGACTGCCCTCAGGCGTTTACACAGCTTGAGACCCTCCGTGTCCACCAGTGGACTCACGAGGATCCCAAACCCTACCAGTGCAAGGACTGCGGGCGAAGGTTTCGGGCCCAATGCACTTTCGAGAAGCACAGAAAGTTGCACATTTCGCGGAAACCGCACACTTGTCCCGTGTgcggcaaaacttttttcttctccTCTCGCTATAAGCGGCACTTGCGTGTTCATACAGGGGAAAAACCCTTTCAGTGCCAGCAGTGTGGAAAACGCTTTAACCAACGGTCTAATTATCAGCGGCACTGGGCTATTCATGTAGGCAAGAGGCCATATCCATGTGACTTGTGCGAAAAGAGTTTCAGCCAGGCCTCAAATTACCGACGGCATCTGAGAACTCACCGCAAGGAAACGGATAGGTGGGAGGAAAAGGGGGACTTTAAATGTATTGAGTGTGGGGTTCACTTTCAGCATGAAGGTGGGCTGCATGAGCACTATATACAACATGCCAGAGGGGAGGTGAGACCAGTGCACTAA
- the LOC141110568 gene encoding uncharacterized protein isoform X3, with protein MSLSLEDASESCWEEKSDGQRDTTPELLMDHPECHLAPEDSPTHPCPDCGRTFQTLRAHKLHRRNHTADLSYTCKDCDTARAGATEGSEKPYACSHCGRRFCWLLALHSHHEQQHTGQRGYQCSQCGKQLPSQPAFRRHQQSHRKDRTCIFCGKAFNCSAKLTRHMRIHTGERPYQCPDCPQAFTQLETLRVHQWTHEDPKPYQCKDCGRRFRAQCTFEKHRKLHISRKPHTCPVCGKTFFFSSRYKRHLRVHTGEKPFQCQQCGKRFNQRSNYQRHWAIHVGKRPYPCDLCEKSFSQASNYRRHLRTHRKETDRWEEKGDFKCIECGVHFQHEGGLHEHYIQHARGEVRPVH; from the exons ATGTCCTTGTCATTGGAGGATGCTTCAGAATCTTGTTGGGAAGAGAAATCAGATGGACAGAGAGACACCACACCAG AACTATTAATGGACCATCCAGAGTGCCATTTGGCACCAGAAGACTCCCCGACTCATCCTTGCCCTGACTGCGGTCGGACGTTCCAAACCCTTCGGGCCCACAAACTTCATCGGCGCAACCACACTGCCGACCTCTCCTACACCTGCAAAGACTGCGACACAGCTCGAGCCGGTGCTACAGAAGGCAGTGAAAAGCCCTATGCCTGCTCTCATTGTGGACGTCGTTTCTGCTGGTTACTAGCTCTACACAGCCATCACGAACAGCAACACACGGGACAGCGAGGCTACCAATGTTCGCAGTGTGGCAAGCAGCTGCCCAGCCAGCCAGCATTCCGTAGACACCAGCAATCTCACCGCAAAGACAGGACATGCATCTTCTGTGGCAAAGCTTTCAACTGCTCGGCAAAACTAACAAGGCATATGCGTATTCACACGGGGGAACGACCCTATCAGTGTCCAGACTGCCCTCAGGCGTTTACACAGCTTGAGACCCTCCGTGTCCACCAGTGGACTCACGAGGATCCCAAACCCTACCAGTGCAAGGACTGCGGGCGAAGGTTTCGGGCCCAATGCACTTTCGAGAAGCACAGAAAGTTGCACATTTCGCGGAAACCGCACACTTGTCCCGTGTgcggcaaaacttttttcttctccTCTCGCTATAAGCGGCACTTGCGTGTTCATACAGGGGAAAAACCCTTTCAGTGCCAGCAGTGTGGAAAACGCTTTAACCAACGGTCTAATTATCAGCGGCACTGGGCTATTCATGTAGGCAAGAGGCCATATCCATGTGACTTGTGCGAAAAGAGTTTCAGCCAGGCCTCAAATTACCGACGGCATCTGAGAACTCACCGCAAGGAAACGGATAGGTGGGAGGAAAAGGGGGACTTTAAATGTATTGAGTGTGGGGTTCACTTTCAGCATGAAGGTGGGCTGCATGAGCACTATATACAACATGCCAGAGGGGAGGTGAGACCAGTGCACTAA
- the LOC141110568 gene encoding uncharacterized protein isoform X4 — translation MDHPECHLAPEDSPTHPCPDCGRTFQTLRAHKLHRRNHTADLSYTCKDCDTARAGATEGSEKPYACSHCGRRFCWLLALHSHHEQQHTGQRGYQCSQCGKQLPSQPAFRRHQQSHRKDRTCIFCGKAFNCSAKLTRHMRIHTGERPYQCPDCPQAFTQLETLRVHQWTHEDPKPYQCKDCGRRFRAQCTFEKHRKLHISRKPHTCPVCGKTFFFSSRYKRHLRVHTGEKPFQCQQCGKRFNQRSNYQRHWAIHVGKRPYPCDLCEKSFSQASNYRRHLRTHRKETDRWEEKGDFKCIECGVHFQHEGGLHEHYIQHARGEVRPVH, via the coding sequence ATGGACCATCCAGAGTGCCATTTGGCACCAGAAGACTCCCCGACTCATCCTTGCCCTGACTGCGGTCGGACGTTCCAAACCCTTCGGGCCCACAAACTTCATCGGCGCAACCACACTGCCGACCTCTCCTACACCTGCAAAGACTGCGACACAGCTCGAGCCGGTGCTACAGAAGGCAGTGAAAAGCCCTATGCCTGCTCTCATTGTGGACGTCGTTTCTGCTGGTTACTAGCTCTACACAGCCATCACGAACAGCAACACACGGGACAGCGAGGCTACCAATGTTCGCAGTGTGGCAAGCAGCTGCCCAGCCAGCCAGCATTCCGTAGACACCAGCAATCTCACCGCAAAGACAGGACATGCATCTTCTGTGGCAAAGCTTTCAACTGCTCGGCAAAACTAACAAGGCATATGCGTATTCACACGGGGGAACGACCCTATCAGTGTCCAGACTGCCCTCAGGCGTTTACACAGCTTGAGACCCTCCGTGTCCACCAGTGGACTCACGAGGATCCCAAACCCTACCAGTGCAAGGACTGCGGGCGAAGGTTTCGGGCCCAATGCACTTTCGAGAAGCACAGAAAGTTGCACATTTCGCGGAAACCGCACACTTGTCCCGTGTgcggcaaaacttttttcttctccTCTCGCTATAAGCGGCACTTGCGTGTTCATACAGGGGAAAAACCCTTTCAGTGCCAGCAGTGTGGAAAACGCTTTAACCAACGGTCTAATTATCAGCGGCACTGGGCTATTCATGTAGGCAAGAGGCCATATCCATGTGACTTGTGCGAAAAGAGTTTCAGCCAGGCCTCAAATTACCGACGGCATCTGAGAACTCACCGCAAGGAAACGGATAGGTGGGAGGAAAAGGGGGACTTTAAATGTATTGAGTGTGGGGTTCACTTTCAGCATGAAGGTGGGCTGCATGAGCACTATATACAACATGCCAGAGGGGAGGTGAGACCAGTGCACTAA